Genomic DNA from Candidatus Nitrosopumilus koreensis AR1:
TGTTCTAAAACTTTTAGTCCTGCATTTTTTATTTTTGCTCTTGCTGATTCAGTACTTCCAACCCCAATTATATCGTCATTTTCGTTGGGAGATTTTACCGCTATACTGCTTATGATTAATCCAATTTTGTGTTTTTTTGCCCAATTTAGCATTGTTTTAGCTGTTATTTTGTGCAATGATTGATCAAGTGTAAGATATGATGAGAATATGCCGACTTTCAATTCATCATTGACAAAAATTTTTGATGGGTAATTTGGCTTTCCATTTTTTATGATACTGATTGGTGGAAATATGTCTGAATCAATTATTCCTGCTAACTCAAATTGTGATGTATGTATCATTGATTCTGTTGCAATTGCACTGCTGAATCCTGCTGATGGAAAACCGTCAATGAGATATCCTCCCTCTAAGTTTAATGGTCTTAATTCTTTAACTTTAATTTTAGGAAACATGATTGGTTTTTGTTTTTATTAGATAATAGGTTTTATCTAATTTTGTAATTTCGATACTAGTGTTGCATAAATAAATGGCAAAATTGTTGTTACTTCTGCATGTAATGTTGTTTGTTTTGCTTTTTGTGTAACTTTGCCCCAAGAAATTGCCTCTCTTACTAATGCCCCACTAAGACTACCGTCAAATTCTTGTGCAGTTGTAATGTAAAAAGCATAATCTAACCCCTCTCTGTATTGATTCCACCATAACGTATGGTGTTTTGAGATTCCTCCGCCAATCATAAATGCTCCTGATTTTTTGGCTTTGAATACGTGTCCTGATAACAGATTTGCATCCCCTGCCATGTTTAATTTGAAATCTCCATGTTTTTGTGTAAACAACCAAATCTGACTTCCCACTGCTCCGTCCATAATTCCTGGAACAACAACATCTACGTTGTTTTTGTATGCCCAATAAAGAAATGAATCTTCACCTAAGTGTTTGCCAATCATCTTACAAATCTCTGTAGTTGTCATTTCTTTTGTGCCGTTTTGATATTCTTCTTCTAAAAATGACTGCATTTTTTCTTCTATAAGTGGACCATAACTATCCATAGGCACTAAAACATTGCCTAATCTGTGAATATCTTGGTCGGCTAATTCCTTATCGTCCATCGTAAATGATCCTTCTTTGTAATGTGAAAAATGTCTGGCAATGTCATGATCTAATGCCCCACATGTTGTAATTACTATATCAAAC
This window encodes:
- a CDS encoding deoxyhypusine synthase → MLEPGRPVKDIEISPNMPIEKIFEELSQSGGFESVNLSDGLGILTEMISDKQCLRFLSFVGAVVSTGLRGIIKDMIKNKWFDIVITTCGALDHDIARHFSHYKEGSFTMDDKELADQDIHRLGNVLVPMDSYGPLIEEKMQSFLEEEYQNGTKEMTTTEICKMIGKHLGEDSFLYWAYKNNVDVVVPGIMDGAVGSQIWLFTQKHGDFKLNMAGDANLLSGHVFKAKKSGAFMIGGGISKHHTLWWNQYREGLDYAFYITTAQEFDGSLSGALVREAISWGKVTQKAKQTTLHAEVTTILPFIYATLVSKLQN
- a CDS encoding proteasome assembly chaperone family protein, yielding MFPKIKVKELRPLNLEGGYLIDGFPSAGFSSAIATESMIHTSQFELAGIIDSDIFPPISIIKNGKPNYPSKIFVNDELKVGIFSSYLTLDQSLHKITAKTMLNWAKKHKIGLIISSIAVKSPNENDDIIGVGSTESARAKIKNAGLKVLEHGTIPGIPGTLLNAASISGQDVIVIIFHTDGKGPDFNSSAQLCVAMSKLIPGSTCDVSALQREAEKAETIIKEAEEESHHLKDSMYM